One genomic window of Leptotrichia shahii includes the following:
- a CDS encoding SPFH domain-containing protein produces MWALPIVVILIVIALIYILKSIKIVPESRVLIVEKLGKYDRSLSSGLSFLNPFFDRVARSVSLKEQVVDFPPQPVITKDNATMQIDTVVYFQITDPKLYTYGVERPLSAIENLTATTLRNIIGDMTVDQTLTSRDIINTKMRQELDDATDPWGIKVNRVELKSILPPADIRVAMEKEMKAEREKRANILEAQAKREAAILVAEGEKQAAILRAEAKKEQQIKEAEGEAEAILSVQRAKAEALRLLNEAAPTKEVLSLRGMETFEKVADGKATKIIIPSELQNLAGMVTAVSELVKKDKDVEK; encoded by the coding sequence ATGTGGGCTTTACCAATAGTAGTAATTCTTATTGTAATTGCATTAATTTATATTTTAAAATCAATAAAGATCGTACCTGAATCACGTGTGCTTATTGTGGAAAAATTGGGAAAATATGACAGATCTTTAAGTTCGGGACTTAGTTTTCTGAATCCGTTTTTTGACAGAGTTGCAAGAAGCGTATCGCTAAAGGAACAAGTTGTTGACTTTCCACCTCAGCCAGTTATTACAAAGGATAATGCGACAATGCAAATTGATACAGTTGTTTATTTTCAAATAACTGATCCAAAATTGTATACTTATGGAGTGGAAAGACCACTCTCAGCAATTGAAAATTTGACAGCTACAACATTGAGAAATATTATAGGAGATATGACAGTTGACCAGACATTGACTTCAAGAGATATTATTAATACAAAAATGAGACAGGAATTAGATGATGCGACAGACCCTTGGGGAATAAAGGTAAATCGTGTAGAATTAAAGAGTATTTTGCCACCAGCCGATATTCGTGTTGCAATGGAAAAGGAAATGAAAGCTGAACGTGAAAAAAGAGCAAATATTTTGGAAGCTCAAGCTAAAAGAGAAGCTGCAATATTGGTTGCTGAAGGAGAAAAACAGGCTGCTATTTTAAGAGCTGAAGCTAAAAAGGAACAACAGATAAAAGAAGCAGAAGGAGAAGCAGAAGCTATTTTATCTGTTCAAAGGGCAAAAGCAGAAGCATTGAGGCTATTAAATGAAGCTGCGCCAACAAAGGAAGTATTGTCATTAAGGGGAATGGAAACTTTTGAAAAAGTGGCAGATGGGAAAGCAACAAAAATCATTATTCCAAGTGAATTGCAAAATTTGGCTGGAATGGTTACAGCAGTTTCAGAGCTTGTTAAAAAAGATAAGGATGTTGAAAAATAG
- a CDS encoding DUF956 family protein, producing MAISMNTKVLFTTKANSLSGMIGNKNGDVLVGDKAFEFYNSRNPEDYIQIPWDEIVRVRAQLFFKDKYIRGFFIDTKSTGSYNFVVKNAGKTLKTMRDFLGNEKIVRNKPVLSLKRVFEWFGRKK from the coding sequence TTGGCTATTTCAATGAATACAAAAGTACTATTCACAACAAAGGCAAATTCCTTATCTGGAATGATTGGAAATAAAAATGGCGATGTGCTTGTGGGAGATAAGGCTTTTGAATTTTACAATTCAAGAAATCCTGAAGATTATATTCAAATTCCGTGGGATGAAATTGTGAGAGTAAGAGCGCAGTTGTTCTTTAAAGATAAGTATATTCGTGGATTTTTTATTGACACTAAAAGTACTGGCTCGTATAACTTTGTTGTAAAAAATGCGGGAAAAACGTTAAAAACAATGCGTGATTTTCTAGGAAATGAAAAAATTGTGAGAAATAAACCTGTATTATCGTTAAAAAGGGTTTTTGAATGGTTTGGCAGAAAAAAATGA
- a CDS encoding NAD(+)/NADH kinase yields MEKLENSKVNKKNKVEKVRIIKSGYGNEDLLKDFYNYLKERNIQEVFGVEQADLIISLGGDGTMLIAAKEAIRGNIPVLAINMGSLGYLAEVKPQEAVQMMQDYENGNYKTEERSFLKVKYEDNVFYALNELVITKGGHEAHLIQVEVYSNDAFVNKYRADGIIVATPTGSTAYSLSAGGSIVHPGLNALTITPLAPQSLTARPIIVNGCEVLSFKATSRDDAVHLNIDGNQWFQIKKGDLISARISNKKVKIIKPVNSDYYSILRQKLKWGDSVL; encoded by the coding sequence ATGGAAAAATTGGAAAATAGTAAGGTAAATAAAAAAAATAAAGTAGAAAAAGTTAGAATTATAAAAAGTGGATATGGAAATGAGGATTTGTTAAAGGATTTTTATAATTATTTGAAGGAAAGAAATATTCAAGAAGTTTTTGGTGTGGAACAGGCTGATCTTATAATTTCACTTGGTGGAGATGGGACAATGCTTATTGCAGCAAAGGAGGCTATTAGAGGGAATATCCCTGTGCTTGCGATAAATATGGGATCCCTTGGATATCTCGCCGAAGTTAAGCCGCAAGAGGCTGTACAAATGATGCAGGATTATGAAAATGGAAATTATAAGACTGAGGAAAGATCATTTCTTAAAGTAAAGTATGAAGATAATGTTTTTTATGCGTTAAATGAACTTGTAATTACAAAAGGTGGACATGAAGCTCATCTAATACAGGTTGAAGTTTATTCAAATGATGCTTTTGTAAATAAATATAGAGCTGATGGAATAATAGTTGCGACTCCTACAGGTTCTACTGCCTACTCGCTTTCAGCTGGCGGTTCAATCGTTCATCCAGGGCTAAATGCTCTAACAATTACACCACTTGCTCCACAAAGTTTAACAGCACGTCCAATAATTGTAAATGGATGTGAAGTGCTTAGTTTTAAGGCGACTTCCAGAGACGATGCAGTTCATTTGAATATTGACGGAAATCAATGGTTTCAGATTAAAAAAGGAGACTTAATATCTGCAAGAATATCAAATAAAAAAGTTAAAATAATAAAACCTGTAAATAGCGATTACTACAGTATTTTACGGCAAAAATTAAAATGGGGAGATTCTGTTTTATAA
- a CDS encoding mannose/fructose/sorbose PTS transporter subunit IIA, with translation MVGIIVASHGEFAAGIKQSASMILGEAELLESVVFMPSEGPDDLYKKIQDAIAKLGTEEVLFLVDLWGGSPFNQSNRFFEEDPDKRAIVAGLNLPMLLAALSEREDLDTAHEVAKAIVPEGKDQVRVRPEDLQPKEEAPKAAAQDNMPKGAIPAGTVIGDGKIKFVLARIDTRLLHGQVATSWTKATNPNRIIVVSDTVSKDELRKKLIEQAAPPGVRAHVIPLDKLVEVSKDPRFGNTKALLLFENPQDALYVIERGVDIKELNVGSMAHSVGKVMVNNVLSMDQNDVETYKKLRDLGVQFDVRKVAADKRADLFKLISEKANEGLKL, from the coding sequence ATGGTAGGAATTATCGTTGCAAGTCACGGTGAATTTGCCGCTGGTATAAAACAGTCAGCATCAATGATTCTGGGTGAAGCGGAATTACTTGAATCAGTCGTTTTTATGCCAAGTGAAGGTCCGGATGACTTATATAAAAAAATTCAAGATGCCATTGCAAAACTAGGAACAGAAGAAGTTCTATTTTTAGTTGATTTATGGGGAGGAAGTCCATTTAATCAATCTAATCGTTTTTTTGAAGAGGATCCTGATAAGAGAGCGATTGTTGCGGGTCTTAACTTGCCAATGTTACTTGCGGCATTGTCAGAAAGAGAAGATCTTGACACAGCACATGAAGTAGCAAAAGCTATTGTTCCAGAAGGAAAAGATCAGGTTAGGGTGCGTCCTGAAGATTTACAGCCAAAAGAAGAAGCTCCAAAAGCTGCAGCACAAGATAATATGCCAAAAGGTGCAATTCCAGCAGGAACAGTTATTGGAGACGGAAAAATCAAATTTGTGCTAGCACGTATTGATACACGTTTACTACATGGACAAGTTGCGACAAGCTGGACAAAGGCAACTAATCCAAACAGAATAATCGTAGTTTCAGACACAGTTTCAAAAGATGAATTACGTAAAAAATTAATTGAACAGGCAGCACCTCCAGGGGTACGTGCACATGTTATTCCGCTTGATAAATTGGTGGAAGTTTCAAAAGACCCAAGATTTGGAAATACAAAAGCGTTATTATTATTTGAAAATCCTCAAGATGCACTTTATGTAATTGAAAGAGGTGTTGACATTAAAGAATTGAATGTAGGGTCAATGGCTCATTCTGTTGGAAAAGTTATGGTCAATAATGTACTTTCAATGGATCAAAATGATGTTGAAACTTACAAGAAACTTAGAGATTTAGGTGTACAATTTGATGTTAGAAAAGTTGCCGCTGATAAACGTGCAGACTTATTTAAATTAATTTCAGAAAAAGCAAATGAAGGATTAAAACTTTAA
- a CDS encoding PTS mannose/fructose/sorbose transporter subunit IIC codes for MDFNILAIILILIVAFLAGMEGILDQFQFHQPIIACSLVGLATGHMKECIMLGGALQLMALGWANVGAAVAPDAALASVASAIIFVKAGKFDAAGQNVAIGTAIALATAGLVLTMVVRTLSVVIVHQADREAEKGNFKGVEFWHMVALVCQGLRIAIPALLLLFIPSHIIQHALNSLPKWFTDGMTIGGGFVVAVGYAMVINLMANKEVWPFFFLGFAIAPLNELTLIATGIIGVCAAIIYLNVTSNGGGGNNGGGNGGSSASGDPLGDILNDY; via the coding sequence ATGGATTTTAATATTTTAGCAATCATTTTAATATTAATTGTCGCATTTTTAGCAGGAATGGAAGGTATCCTTGATCAATTTCAATTCCATCAGCCAATTATTGCATGTTCATTAGTTGGTCTTGCGACAGGACACATGAAAGAATGTATTATGTTAGGTGGGGCATTGCAGTTAATGGCTCTAGGTTGGGCAAATGTAGGGGCAGCAGTTGCTCCAGATGCTGCACTTGCCTCAGTAGCTTCAGCAATTATTTTTGTTAAAGCAGGAAAATTTGATGCTGCAGGTCAAAATGTAGCAATTGGTACGGCAATTGCACTTGCAACAGCTGGATTAGTTTTAACTATGGTTGTTCGTACTTTATCAGTAGTTATTGTTCACCAAGCTGACAGAGAAGCAGAAAAAGGTAATTTTAAAGGAGTAGAGTTCTGGCATATGGTAGCACTTGTATGTCAAGGATTACGTATCGCTATACCTGCTTTACTATTATTATTTATACCTTCTCACATTATTCAGCACGCTCTTAATTCATTACCGAAATGGTTTACTGACGGAATGACTATCGGTGGTGGATTTGTAGTTGCAGTAGGGTATGCAATGGTTATTAACCTTATGGCAAACAAGGAAGTATGGCCTTTCTTCTTCCTAGGATTTGCAATTGCACCATTAAATGAACTTACACTAATTGCCACAGGAATTATAGGTGTATGTGCAGCTATTATTTACTTAAATGTTACAAGTAATGGTGGCGGTGGTAACAATGGCGGAGGAAATGGAGGTTCATCAGCTTCAGGAGATCCACTAGGTGACATCTTAAATGACTATTAA
- a CDS encoding NfeD family protein, whose amino-acid sequence MGALFWAILSGITAILEIIIPGLVTIWFALSALIVMFLANFIKDSLIQFLIFAVLSVIFLIFTRPVLRRYIELQRKTNFDASMKGTDVKIEKVVDTKKAEKEYEVKFKGSIWTGISEEILSSGEIVKIKGFKGNKIILEKNK is encoded by the coding sequence ATGGGAGCATTATTTTGGGCAATTCTATCAGGAATAACAGCCATTTTGGAAATAATTATTCCAGGGCTTGTGACAATTTGGTTTGCACTTTCAGCTTTAATTGTAATGTTTCTTGCAAATTTTATTAAAGATTCATTGATACAGTTTTTAATATTTGCTGTACTTTCGGTAATTTTCCTAATTTTTACACGTCCAGTTTTAAGAAGATACATTGAATTGCAAAGAAAGACAAACTTTGATGCAAGTATGAAGGGAACAGATGTAAAAATTGAGAAAGTAGTGGATACTAAAAAGGCTGAAAAGGAATATGAAGTGAAGTTTAAAGGCTCTATTTGGACTGGAATAAGTGAAGAAATATTATCAAGTGGAGAAATCGTGAAAATTAAAGGATTTAAAGGAAATAAAATAATTTTAGAAAAAAATAAGTAG
- a CDS encoding DUF1694 domain-containing protein encodes MEINSVSKNSGTDVMKCVEDVTDRAVNAQVEKNLFLGEYKERIIKALTFEEIKEKGIYYEIEEALENKDVAKMVISRHTDFEAIKKYIEIAKKKKIPYKMIDNLVCSGDIALVVVAKDAIVHEAGDEIIITSKLEMCHLKHLPDVYYEAMESPICDFHLNIIKEEMPEYAKNYKELTFMDKLFGSKCPICQKLGGKKRG; translated from the coding sequence ATGGAAATTAACAGCGTTAGTAAAAATAGTGGGACAGATGTTATGAAATGTGTAGAAGATGTCACAGATAGAGCAGTTAATGCACAAGTTGAAAAAAATTTATTTCTTGGAGAATATAAAGAAAGAATTATAAAAGCTCTTACTTTTGAGGAAATAAAAGAAAAAGGGATTTATTATGAAATAGAAGAGGCTTTGGAAAATAAAGATGTGGCAAAAATGGTTATCTCACGTCATACTGATTTTGAAGCTATAAAAAAATATATTGAAATAGCTAAAAAGAAAAAAATACCATACAAAATGATTGATAATCTAGTTTGTTCTGGAGATATTGCACTTGTTGTTGTTGCAAAAGATGCGATTGTGCATGAAGCTGGAGATGAAATCATTATAACCTCAAAATTAGAAATGTGCCATTTAAAGCATTTGCCAGATGTGTATTATGAAGCAATGGAAAGTCCAATCTGTGATTTTCATTTAAATATAATAAAAGAAGAAATGCCTGAATATGCAAAAAATTATAAGGAACTGACTTTTATGGATAAATTATTTGGTTCAAAATGTCCAATATGTCAAAAATTAGGAGGAAAAAAACGTGGTTGA
- a CDS encoding PTS system mannose/fructose/sorbose family transporter subunit IID, with product MSEDRIKLSNDKIKLSKADRRSVMLRSQFLQGSWNYERMQNGGWAYSLIPALKKLYPNKDDAAAALKRHLEFFNTHPYIASPILGVTLALEEERANGAAIDDAAIQGVKVGMMGPLAGIGDPVFWFTIRPILGAIAASLATSGSVIAPLFFFIIWNVIRIAFLWHTQEFGYKKGSEITKDLSGGLLQTITKGASILGMFIMGILVQRWITIKFPRVISRVPLADGAYIKFPNGSVTGPQLQKILTDFGKKLSLSNTQITTLQDNLDKLVPGLAALLLTFLCMWLLKKKVSPILIIFGLFLVGIVGHVVGIF from the coding sequence ATGTCAGAAGACAGAATAAAATTATCAAATGATAAAATAAAACTATCAAAAGCTGATCGTCGTAGTGTAATGCTTCGTTCTCAATTTTTACAAGGTTCTTGGAATTACGAACGTATGCAAAATGGAGGTTGGGCTTATTCATTAATTCCAGCATTGAAAAAATTATATCCAAATAAAGATGATGCAGCGGCAGCTTTAAAAAGACACTTGGAATTTTTTAACACACACCCATATATAGCTTCACCAATTTTAGGAGTAACTTTAGCGTTGGAAGAAGAAAGAGCTAACGGGGCGGCAATAGATGATGCGGCTATTCAAGGGGTAAAAGTAGGAATGATGGGACCGCTTGCGGGAATAGGAGATCCTGTGTTCTGGTTTACAATACGTCCAATTTTAGGAGCAATTGCAGCTTCTCTTGCAACAAGCGGTTCAGTTATTGCACCATTATTCTTTTTCATAATTTGGAATGTGATTCGTATCGCTTTCTTATGGCACACTCAAGAGTTTGGTTATAAAAAAGGTTCAGAAATAACAAAGGATTTATCAGGTGGATTATTACAAACAATAACTAAAGGAGCATCTATTTTAGGTATGTTCATTATGGGTATTCTAGTTCAACGTTGGATTACAATTAAATTCCCAAGAGTTATATCAAGAGTTCCACTAGCTGATGGAGCTTATATAAAATTTCCAAATGGCTCAGTAACTGGTCCTCAATTACAAAAAATTCTTACAGATTTTGGAAAAAAATTATCACTTTCAAATACTCAAATAACAACTTTGCAAGATAACCTAGATAAATTAGTTCCAGGATTGGCAGCATTATTATTGACTTTCCTATGTATGTGGCTGCTTAAGAAAAAAGTCAGTCCAATCTTAATTATCTTTGGATTATTCCTAGTTGGAATTGTGGGACATGTAGTTGGAATATTTTAA
- a CDS encoding tyrosine-type recombinase/integrase — protein sequence MGQESIGIDNLKRKNQEKQEKKIKKDISFENKMQIREFLDFLKYEKGSSKSTADGYNRDLVQFFLFVEKNYDEIEERNVFEYIEYINEKLKRNSVSRKVSTIKTFYKFCYLNKAVKKDPAGMVKSLKREHRSPEILTLEEMKKIIDNCPSTPEGMQNMLIIKFLIATGARISEILNLEIKDLENKEYEFIKVLGKDSKYRIVPIYDYFENEIKNYLDVYRSKLKNAKNSFKIFPNTRREKFWKDLKIIAKDARIEKNVYPHIFKYSIAAILLENSVDISIVQEILGHATIITAEVYPHFEKDELKMIYNNIKLGDD from the coding sequence ATGGGACAAGAAAGTATTGGTATAGATAATCTGAAAAGGAAAAATCAAGAAAAGCAGGAAAAGAAAATAAAAAAAGATATATCTTTTGAAAATAAAATGCAAATTAGGGAATTTCTTGACTTTTTAAAATATGAAAAAGGAAGTTCCAAAAGTACAGCTGACGGATATAATCGTGATTTAGTACAGTTTTTTTTATTTGTTGAGAAAAATTATGATGAAATTGAAGAACGCAATGTTTTTGAATATATTGAATATATAAATGAAAAATTAAAGAGAAATTCAGTATCAAGGAAAGTTTCGACAATAAAGACGTTTTATAAGTTCTGTTATTTGAATAAGGCGGTGAAAAAAGATCCGGCAGGGATGGTAAAATCTTTAAAACGTGAGCATAGATCGCCTGAAATATTGACATTGGAAGAGATGAAAAAGATTATTGATAATTGTCCAAGTACGCCTGAAGGAATGCAAAATATGCTTATTATTAAATTTTTGATTGCAACAGGGGCTAGAATATCGGAAATTTTAAATTTAGAAATAAAAGATTTGGAAAATAAAGAATATGAATTTATTAAAGTGCTTGGAAAAGATTCAAAATATCGAATAGTACCAATTTATGACTATTTTGAAAATGAAATAAAAAACTATTTAGATGTTTATAGGTCAAAATTAAAAAATGCAAAAAACAGTTTTAAGATTTTTCCAAATACACGAAGGGAAAAATTTTGGAAGGATTTAAAAATTATTGCAAAAGATGCTAGAATTGAAAAAAATGTGTATCCACATATTTTTAAATATTCGATTGCTGCAATTTTGCTTGAGAATAGTGTTGATATAAGTATAGTTCAAGAAATACTGGGTCATGCTACTATTATAACAGCAGAAGTTTATCCGCATTTTGAAAAAGATGAATTAAAAATGATATATAATAATATAAAACTAGGAGATGACTAG
- the recN gene encoding DNA repair protein RecN, giving the protein MLRELRLNNLAIIKNLDLEFNEKFIAMTGETGAGKSIILNGISLLIGERSHTDMIRNGAQSLFAEGVFELNENQKKRLNELGFEIEDDELIITRYFDRNAKSKITVNGSRMTLSRLKELMVNIIDLVGQHEHQFLLNSDYHLHLLDRFLDDEGKMLFKKIRENVNKIKKLNLQIRNIEEEKSKIAEKKDILEFQLNEINNLELKENEDNELEEEYKILFNAGKISEKLEETSQFLKEGEFSILTALGRAKRNLEQLSDLSESYSEIYEKIESVLYEVEEISYSVDNFVGDVEIDDGKLEKIVERIDDINRLKLKYGSTITKILEFRDKIEKDLSLVNFENEELENLKNEKSELVSQYFQDSEKLGEIRAKIAENLQNTIDVQLDDLNMENAKFKVEITKTQEITAHGTDNAEFMIATNVGETFKPLAKIASGGEISRIMLALKTVFSVVDNISVLIFDEIDTGISGETVRRVAEKLRELSRNTQIICVTHSPQIAGKAQQQFFIKKEIENNFTETKVYELNTEERIREIARIISGDNITEASINHAKEIMGLWDKKVLV; this is encoded by the coding sequence ATGCTAAGGGAATTAAGATTAAATAATTTAGCAATAATAAAAAATCTGGATTTGGAATTTAATGAAAAATTTATTGCAATGACTGGAGAAACAGGAGCAGGAAAATCAATTATCCTAAATGGAATATCGTTATTAATTGGTGAAAGAAGTCATACGGATATGATTAGAAATGGTGCGCAAAGCCTTTTTGCAGAAGGGGTTTTTGAGCTGAATGAAAATCAGAAGAAAAGACTGAATGAGCTTGGATTTGAAATTGAAGATGATGAACTCATTATAACACGGTATTTTGACAGAAATGCTAAATCTAAGATTACAGTAAATGGCTCAAGGATGACTTTATCGAGATTAAAGGAACTTATGGTGAATATTATTGATTTAGTTGGGCAGCATGAGCATCAATTTCTTTTAAATAGTGATTATCATTTACATCTTTTAGATAGATTTTTAGATGATGAAGGGAAAATGCTTTTTAAAAAGATACGTGAAAATGTAAATAAAATAAAAAAATTAAATTTGCAAATAAGAAATATTGAAGAGGAAAAATCAAAAATTGCAGAAAAAAAAGATATTTTGGAATTTCAGCTTAATGAAATTAATAATCTTGAATTGAAGGAAAATGAAGATAATGAGCTGGAAGAAGAATATAAAATATTATTCAATGCAGGGAAAATTAGCGAAAAGCTGGAGGAAACATCACAATTTCTGAAGGAAGGAGAATTTTCAATTTTAACTGCACTTGGAAGAGCTAAAAGAAATTTAGAGCAGCTTTCAGATTTGTCAGAATCATATAGTGAGATTTATGAAAAAATTGAGTCTGTCTTGTATGAAGTTGAAGAGATATCCTATTCTGTGGATAATTTTGTTGGAGATGTTGAAATTGATGATGGAAAGCTGGAAAAAATTGTGGAAAGAATTGATGATATAAATAGGCTGAAATTAAAATACGGTTCAACAATTACTAAAATACTTGAGTTTAGGGATAAAATTGAGAAGGATTTGTCATTAGTTAATTTTGAAAATGAAGAGCTGGAAAATTTAAAAAATGAAAAAAGTGAACTTGTAAGCCAATATTTTCAAGATAGTGAAAAACTCGGCGAAATTCGTGCAAAGATTGCAGAAAATTTACAGAATACAATTGATGTTCAGCTGGATGACTTAAATATGGAAAATGCAAAATTTAAAGTGGAAATTACAAAAACTCAGGAAATAACAGCTCATGGAACAGATAATGCAGAATTTATGATTGCAACAAATGTGGGAGAAACATTTAAGCCACTTGCTAAAATAGCTTCAGGAGGGGAAATTTCACGTATAATGCTGGCTCTTAAAACTGTATTTTCAGTAGTTGATAATATTTCTGTGCTAATTTTTGATGAAATTGATACTGGGATTTCAGGTGAAACTGTGAGAAGAGTGGCGGAAAAATTAAGAGAGCTTTCAAGAAATACTCAAATTATATGTGTAACACATTCTCCGCAAATTGCAGGAAAGGCACAGCAGCAATTTTTTATTAAGAAGGAAATAGAAAACAACTTTACAGAAACAAAAGTGTATGAATTAAATACTGAAGAAAGAATAAGGGAAATTGCAAGAATCATTTCAGGAGACAATATTACAGAGGCATCTATTAATCACGCCAAGGAGATAATGGGATTATGGGACAAGAAAGTATTGGTATAG